The following is a genomic window from Dryobates pubescens isolate bDryPub1 chromosome 29, bDryPub1.pri, whole genome shotgun sequence.
ACGTGGCCAAGGctgtctgcagccctgccttgctgcagggacctgcccagctcaggctctggtgCCAGGTCACCACCTCATCATCTCCTGAGTGCTGGGGGAGAGTTGtgcttcttccccctccccccgagGTCCTGTGTGtcgctggtggctgtggggtgctgctgagtgtctgtgctgtgcttggtgtctgctgctgctgtgcagagctcttggggctctgctttccctctcgagctgctgctgctgtggggtacAAGGGCCAGCAtctcccagggctcagcacctcccctcctctgccccaggtgTCGGTGAGTCCAGGGTGGGCTTCACTCGAGGAGCCACATGAATCACCAAACCCAcgagcaggctgcagaaaggccAAGTGTGAATAATTACTGCTCAGATGCTAATTAGGCAGGCCCAGACCAAGCCCAGCACATTAACCACCCTGCTGGGAGCGGCGGCAGCTCGGCCACACTGCCGtgtcccctgcagctctcccactgctctccctgcaggggaCTGCTCCGcgcagctgccagcaccagcgGACCCCCGGCGAGGCTCCGCTGCCGGTGTtggagcagggaggaagctgaagctgctcctctgggaCCGTGCTGCTGGCGCTGGTGCAGTCCTGCTCTAGGCGGACACAGAGCAGCTCCGTCTGTGGGTCAGCACCCGGGAGACAGTGCCAGGCTCATAGCCCAAGGGTGGGACTTTGAGTGGGGTCTTGATCCCTCCTGAGGAATCTgggtgctggaggcagagctagagctgggctggcagcccaggagctgagagggctctctgctccagcaccatgtCCATgcttgtccctgctgggtgtgcagcagtgtccccccaccccagtaggctgagctgctcttctgctACCAGAGGCACGATCTCTGCCCGGGGCAGGGTGGCTCAGTGCAGAGACACTAAGGGCACCCCAACAATTGGGTCTGCCTCTGGAGAGTGCTTTGCCTGGTggaggggaggccacagctgtcTCTCAGCTGGCAGAGTGAGTGGTGGGTGCATGGCACCAGTCTCCTCTGCCGGGGGTAGgactcctgcagctctgtgccagccaaGCTCCCCTTGCCCCCTCCACAGGACCCCTCTGTGCCTTGCTCCACTCTGGGGCTGCCACTCCTGGTGATGCCCCTTCACCCCCAGCTGAGGAGACTCCAGTGCAGGGGAGGACACAGGAGGGTTTTGGGGCACAAACTCCTCAGCACTGCCGATGCCCAGGGTCGGGTAGCACTGGGGCAGGTCCGGTGTGGGACAGGCGCTGggatgggagcagcagggggggtcTGGCGGTGGcagctgaacacctccagaccgCGGgtctcctgcctgctccagcccatcTGCTCCGCGTCTCACCGGAGACAgcgcccccccaccccccgctgcCTGTGGGTGCTTGttggggtgctgaggggaaggggagcaaAGGCCCTGGGAACGTCCCGGGGGGCTCAGCCGAGTTGCGAAGGGATCAAAACATTTTGTGGCTGGAGGACGAGGAACGCAAGGGGCTTGTGCCGGGGGTGCCGCCTTCCCCTGtcacctccctcccagcctgagcgcCGCTGCCATCATGATTAATTTATCAGGTGCTTATGAATATGCAAATGAGACGCTGGTTTCCAGGCTCCGCTTTCAGGAGAGCGGTTCCGTGGTGGGCTTGCTGCTGCCGCTTCCCGAGACGGGAAATGTCAGCTACCGGGGTTCGAAATAAAGAGGCAACTCGCCACCGAGAGCCGCGGGCTGCGGGGTCTCTGCTCCCCTCGGTGCCGGGGATTTTGGGGTGTTCCCATGGCACACGCACCCCATCTCCCCCAggttcccagccctgcagaggggtCTCTGTCAAACCCGGCCCCTGAAGCCCCGACTGGAGCCCCAGAAGCTCCCCCCGGGAGCGGGGGCGAGGGCAGGCTCCCCCGGGAGGGTCGGGGGCTGAGCGCTGCAGGAGCGGGGGCGCTGTTGATGGTCGCTTTGCCACTGGCAGAACCGAGGTCTAGGGGCAGGGGTTCGGTGGGTGGCGGTGCGGTGAGTGCCCGCGGCCGGCCGGGGCTCTGCCCGAGCTGGGGCTCCGCTCTGTCCTCTCCCGATGGGTCGCTGAGGCTCCCGCGGTGGGCGCCAGGGGGCGCTGTGGGTGCGGAGCGGAGAAACCGGGACAGGGAACGGGGGAAAGGATCCGGGACCGGGGGAagcggggcagagggagagctcTGCGCTTCGGCTCGTCCGCGGCTGTAACGCGTCCGCGGCGCTCCCCCGGCTCCGTAATCCCATTTTTGGGCTCCCCGCTCTCCCTGGGAACGTTGCGGTCCCGCGGCGACGCGCGGGGCTGGAGAGCGCGGTTTGTGCGTGAGCTGCTTTGGACAGAGGGGTCCCGGgcttcgggggggggggtgtctcgGGGATGCTGGGGGTGAGAGTGGGGGGCCGAGGAGCGGCTCCCAGCAGGGTTTGCGCTGGCTGCTGCAATCTGCGCCTTTTGCACGAGATTTTAAAAAGGGGAGATCTGAAATTCTCCGTCCCGCGGGGGCGTGGAACGGCCCCGGCTGCGTTTCCTTGGTgtaaaggaggggagggggtaaaaaaaatacacaaaatggGTTTAAAATACAACGAAAAAGGGGACGATTCCCCGCGCCGCGCAGCCAGAGCGAACTGGAACTTTAAAAACTTCCCGAGCGCACCGGGGAGCGAGGGGGCGGCGGTGCCCAGGTACCGGGGGGGTCGGGCCGCGCAGGtaggggcagggccgggggggtTAGTCCGGCTCCTCCCACCCAGGGAAGCGGGGAGGGGACCCAAGCTCAGGTCCCTTTCCCACCTGGGAACCccgggggggggctgtgggagggGGTGCagctggatggtgctggggaggggacaagGCGGAGTTTGCTGGGGGTGCACGGGGGAGAGCGGGGGGCGGGCGGCTTTCGGAGCCTCCGCAAAGGCTCCCGGGCGCAGAGAGGGGCTCCGGCTGGCTCCGGTGCTGAGGAAATCCAAGGCAGAGCAACTTTAGAATCGACTTTTTATTAAGACTAGAAATTTAAACAAATCTGAACAGTTTGACCCGGTGCTGTACAGTTCCAAACGCACAAAAATACAGGCTGACAAACAAAGAACAgcggagggaagggaaaaaacccaaccgaacaacaacaacaacaaaaagagacCCCCCCAGACAGTTTGGCAAAGCATCCTCAGCCCCACGGTGCGGACAccggggagctgggagggggcacagaAAACAAGGacggggaaggaggggggggggggcggccaGAAAAGCCTTTTTACAACAAAaggtttttctttaaagaaaaaaaaaagagaataaccCCCCCCAAGAGACTACAGGAGACAGATCCTTCCCCGAGCGAACAATGCTGGGGGCGGCTGGGAGCAGAGCGGCTCAACTTAGGGGaataaaagggggaagggggggaaaaaagagtagGAGAGCGGCAGGGCAGAGCGGAGCCGTGAGCGGTGCTGCGCGGTACCTGCGGCAGCAACGGGCTGCCGGGGGCcgcctgcccccctccccgccgAGGAGCAGCCCGGAGGGACCCCCCCGGGCCTTGCTTTACCcttccccacacccccccccctacccccagTTGAGCTCTCGCTGCCTTCCGGCGTCCCTCGGCAGCGGGAGGGAGCAGCGGGAAGGGGCAGCGGCAGCGCCGCGCACGTTTCTCTGGCAGCAAAGTTGCAATGTTTGGattctgcctttctctttttctcttctttttaaatACCCAAAGAAACGCACAGCAGCGACCCGGCGGCGGCCGCCGGTCCCTGCCCGCACCCCACCGGCGGCGGAGCGGAGGCGGAGGGACCCCGCCGGGGCGGCCCGGGGAAGGGGCCGGGGGCTCTCCCCGCCGCGGGGTCCCGGGGCCGGGGCCCGGCTCTCACGTGGCGTTCACCCGTCGCCAGCACCGGCCCCGGGAAGGCGGCCGGGAGAGGACCCGAGCGGACACAAAGAGGATTATTTAAATAGGTGCTTCGCggttggcttttttgttttgttttcgtttgtttgcctttttttttctctctctcttttctctctcatctCTGCAAAAATAAACTCCCAAGAGCttagattttgttttctttattgtaCAATTTATAAAACACTAGCGTGGCTCTGCCCCCCCGCCTCCCTGCGCACCCCTCGGCACCCCccgctccctcccctctccccaacccccctccccgccTTTGTTTCAGGGTCCCCCCCTCCGGAACCGCTGTCCCTCAGATCGCACCCCCGTTTCGCAAGCCCCCCGCCCCcgctcccctttccccccctgctcTCCCCGCTGCTCTAGAAGGCGACGATGGCCCGAGTCCAGGCTCCCAGGCTCGCCAGCGCCTGCTTGCCGCACAGCTGCCCGTTCAGGGGCTGCTCCGAGTCCGCCTGCTGCCGGCTCACCAGCCCCGTGAAACCGGAGCCGAAGATGGAGATCAAGTTGGAGATGTTGTTAGAGTCCTGGGGGTGCTCGGCGCTGTACTCCTCGAACCGGGCGCGTTTGGTGCACGGGGCGAAGGGGGGGCCGCCCGCCACCCCGCCTCCCCCCGGCTCCCCTtcctccaccccctcctcttcttcctcctcttgccCCGGGTAATACTTGCGCTTGGTGCCCGGTGTGGGCGGCGGGGAGGCGAGCCCCGGTGccggctggcagcagcaggggcactgcGAGCAGCAGTCCTGGTGCAAGTACCCGTTCTCCACCGTGGTCACGACGTGAGTGTCCAAATCCAGCACCGTGGTGCGGCTGCTACAGTGCGGGGCCCCGCCGCTCCCGAAGTCACAGCCGGCGGCGTACAGCAGCCCCGGGggcgcgccgccgccgccaccaccACCGGGACCGGCGCTGCTGGCGGCCCGGTAGAAGCCCGGGGACGAGTCTCTGCAAGGCGCTCGCTGCAGCTCGGGGGGTGCCGCGCACACCggcacctccagcagctccgcACCGCCCCGCACCACCGCGCAGCTCCGCGCGTCGCGGTCCTGCGTGTCGGCGGGCAGCGGGAGCCCCGCCAGCTccggcggggcggcggcggcgggcggcgggcaGGCGGGCATGGCGAGCAGCGGGGCTCCGTCGGGGTAGTGCTGCTGGCGGCGGCAGAGCTCGGCGTAGCGCTCGCTCAGGTAGAGCTGCCGGGCGTTGCGGAGCACATAGGAGACCAGCAGGTTCTTGTGGAGCTTGATGCCGCCTCGCTGCGTGCGGGAGCTGTGGATCTTCCGCAGGGAAATACTGATCAAACTCTGCGCATcgaggctgctctccatcctcctccggcccctcagcatctgctCTCGCCACCCGCGCAGCCAGGCAGCCCGGGCCGCATCCACACGGCAACCGGGAGGGTCGCAAGAACCGGAGGATAAAGAAGCGGAGGGAGCGGGGGGGtctggaaggggtgggggggggaagaggagacagagagcagggagggggagaggggagaggggggaaaagagccTGGGGTCGCTGGAGAAGGGTGCGAGGGGAGCGGGGGAGACAAGAGAGGGGCGTCTCAGGGGGCGGCGGGCAGCAGCGCGCACATCGCCGCTGTCCCCGGTGCCTGCCGGTGCCTCCCGCCGCTGCCGCTCCGGAGCCGCCACGGCGCGTGCAGCCAGCGCCGCGCGCGCCCTCCCCGCGCgccgccccctccctccctgcgcGCGCCCTCCCGtccccgcccccctcccctgctcgcTCCGCCCCCTCTCCGCGCGCCCCGCCCCACCCCTCCCTCGCGCGCCGGTACCTGTCGCGCGGGGGCACTGAGCGCGCGCCCGCCCAGCCCCCGCTTTTTATAGCGCGgcgccggccccgccccgccccccaGCGGCCTGCCCGACCAATAGGACGGCGGCGGCGGGTTTGAGGGACGGGAGCGGCGGCCAATAAGGATGAGGCGGGCCCTGGGCGCTGTTCAAACGCTGACCGGCGCGGCGCGGCCCCGGCAGGCGGCGGCGACCCGGCGGAGGCTCGGCCGGGCCGGGCGGAGGTCTGCGGGCTGGGGCGCGGGCGGTGGGTGACCCCCAGAGCCGCGGCCGGGCCAGGAGCCGCCTCCCTGCGCCGCTTCCCCTCGCACAGGTGAGCGGGGGGGCGGCTCCCGGCCCCGGGGGGCGGCCCCGAGCGGCCGCGAGGGCGGGAGGCGTCCCCGCTCCGCTCTCCGGGGCCACCGGGCATCCTGCGCCGCTCTCGCCGTGACACCCCCGGGGCACCGCCCGTGCCCAGCACGCCTGGTGGTACCGGCAGCCGCCGAGGGCTGCCCGCTCCCGGCTGGACGCAGCCCCGGTGCGCGCCCCGCTCCGCGCATCCCCAGCGCCGCTGGGATGCTCCTGACCGTAACGGGGAAAATAAtcgcagccctgcccagagggTGACCGCAGCTCAAGGCGGTGGGTTCGGGCAGTATGTGAGGTGGGGGACTGCTCTGTCTCCTTCCCTTGCAATCCTTCCGGGCTGCGGGTTGGCTTCTCCGAGGCTGTGGCTACACTGCAGCCGGAGATCGGGGAGGTGATGCCCGGAGCTGGTCTGTGCAGAcagcctggggtgcagcagcgctggggtttggagcacatcaCATATGCAAGTGATAAGCTCTGGCTGCTTTGGTGGCTGAGCCTTGCTCCTGCTCAGTGAAATCAAAGGCTCTGCCCTCGTGGGGTGCAGGTGCCGGTGGACTGAGCcccagctgtggctctgcagtgtTCTCTGTGGCCTTCTGGGCACCAGGGAACCAGGGCAGTGAGCCACATCTTCCACCCAGCCAGTGCAGGCAGCGGCTGCCTCTTGCTCAGCTGGCATTTGCTGTTCTCTGGCCCATCTCCAGCTGCAGAACTCCAGCCTAGGTGGTCCAGGCTGAGCTTGATTTGCCCCTCAGCCGGCTGCTACATGCCAGTCTGGACAgtggggatggtgccagccACAAAACATCTCCCTGGCAAACATCCTCCCCTCGAGCTCCAGCTCACCATCCTGTCTTGGCTTGGACCAGCAACGTGGCTTGGGGACACTGCCCTCTGCCCTCGAATCATcccatggccctgctgcccttgggctGTGGCTTTAAGTGGCGGCTCAGGTGGCTTTGCAGGgccctgtctgcagcagcatcaTGGCGATGGAGGGGTCTTGCAGAGGGTGGAGGGCCCCTGGGGGCATCTGGGCATCACGGGCCAGCCTTGATGTGGGAGATGCTGCCAGAGAAGTGCCCTCTGCTGTAACTGCCTGAGAAGCTTCACGGCACCAGAAAAACCcaagagcacagcaggagcctCTAGGAGATGAAGATGGAATTAAAACTTTAATCTTATTGAGAGTCTGGGTAATTAatacagaggctgcagagcatgggcctgagcctggcactggctgccgGGCACcggctgcagctggtggggctgcgctggccctgggctgctcctgcctggctggctctggcagcaggtgTGAGAGCTTTGTTTGCAGCACGGTGGCTTTAATCCCAGAGCCAGGACGGCTGccggctgcctgtgctgcctccctctgcctccgcactccacagcctcccagggacGGGGGCTGGGCTGGTACCTGCCTTGGCACACgctgggggctctgctcccccaagGAGGACAACGAGTCCTGCCCGTTCccggctctgcagcagccagctggggcaggagggcttGGCTTGGCGCTTGCCTTTCTGAGGGAAATCTCTGTCCTGTGCAGCATCCCTATTCCCTGATCCCCACTGGGGTTTGTGTGCCCTTCCCATGGGAAAGGGCTctcaggagcctgctgctggagggcacaGTTGGTCTCAAGCCACCTGGGCTGAACGCAGTTGCAGCTTTTAGCTGGCCACTAAATGGCAAGTGCCAGATTTCCCCCGAGGAAGGGAGGCTGGGCGCGGGTGGAGGGCGGTAGCCACACGTTTCctggtgtctgtgctgctggtgctgcggTGTGGGCACTGTGGGGCtgggcctgggctgggcacgGTGCAGCTGGCCCACAGCTGGCCctggtgtgctgctgccagggttgGTTCCGCAGCCGTCCTGCCgcggggctccagcagcagaccCTGGCCGGCcgctgctctcagctgcagagTAAACAAGCTGGCAAGAGAAACCATTTTGCTTCAGCTGGTAGGAGAAACCCTTTTTAGGTAGCACTTCCAAGTGGCAATGCTCTCCTCCATTaaccctctccttccctccccactcaAACGGGAAGTGCAGCCAGCGGAGACCAGGTGCCGGCCGGTGCAGCTTTGCCACCCTGAGCACGGGATTTGCTGCCTGATCTCCCTGTTCAGTGCAATCAGACTG
Proteins encoded in this region:
- the IER5L gene encoding immediate early response gene 5-like protein; its protein translation is MLRGRRRMESSLDAQSLISISLRKIHSSRTQRGGIKLHKNLLVSYVLRNARQLYLSERYAELCRRQQHYPDGAPLLAMPACPPPAAAAPPELAGLPLPADTQDRDARSCAVVRGGAELLEVPVCAAPPELQRAPCRDSSPGFYRAASSAGPGGGGGGGAPPGLLYAAGCDFGSGGAPHCSSRTTVLDLDTHVVTTVENGYLHQDCCSQCPCCCQPAPGLASPPPTPGTKRKYYPGQEEEEEEGVEEGEPGGGGVAGGPPFAPCTKRARFEEYSAEHPQDSNNISNLISIFGSGFTGLVSRQQADSEQPLNGQLCGKQALASLGAWTRAIVAF